From one Chryseobacterium sp. 3008163 genomic stretch:
- a CDS encoding two-component system response regulator — MKKKVVLVQDNKDILQIMDQVLEEEGFDVTGSLTTDPIKNIDKIDPDIVIVDDHIKGSVKGSQVIKELKSDPDTEEIPAVLTSTSNNIASEAAECLADDFIGKPFGIDDMIEVVKKNTDS; from the coding sequence ATGAAGAAGAAAGTTGTACTTGTACAAGATAATAAAGATATCCTTCAAATAATGGATCAGGTGCTGGAGGAAGAAGGATTTGATGTGACCGGATCTTTGACTACAGATCCCATAAAGAATATTGATAAAATAGATCCGGATATTGTAATTGTAGATGATCACATAAAAGGTTCTGTAAAAGGTTCGCAGGTTATCAAAGAATTAAAATCTGATCCTGATACTGAAGAAATACCTGCTGTTCTTACGTCGACATCTAATAATATTGCTTCCGAGGCGGCAGAATGTCTGGCTGATGACTTTATTGGCAAACCATTTGGAATTGATGATATGATTGAAGTCGTTAAAAAAAATACGGATTCTTAG